From the Cryptomeria japonica chromosome 2, Sugi_1.0, whole genome shotgun sequence genome, one window contains:
- the LOC131054460 gene encoding secreted RxLR effector protein 161-like, giving the protein MDDCKPTSTPFMSGVNLEASCSSPLVDATLYRQLVVSLVYLTHMRPNISYVVGLVSRFMQEPHELHWKASQRILYCIQDTHNYRIHYAVDMDIDLVGYTDSDWAGDSKDFRSTLGYCFSLGSGSVSWSSKKQSAIALSSTEAEY; this is encoded by the coding sequence ATGGATGACTGTAAGCCTACATCAACTCCATTTATGTCAGGGGTCAATCTTGAGGCTTCTtgctcttcacccttggtggaTGCTACCTTGTATCGCCAATTGGTTGTTAGCCTCGTATATTTGACTCACATGAGGCCTAATATTTCATATGTTGTGGGCCTAGTCTCCaggttcatgcaggagccacatgagctgCATTGGAAGGCATCTCAGCGAATTCTTTACTGTATTCAAGATACTCATAATTACAGGATTCATTATGCAGTGgacatggatattgacttggtgggatatacagattcagaCTGGGCAGGCGATTCTAAGGATTTCAGGTCTACTTTAGggtattgcttctctcttggttctgGTTCAGTttcttggtcgagcaagaagcaatctgctattgctctTTCATCTACTGAGGCTGAATATTGA